The DNA window CATTTTATGGGTGGTGTATCGAcgatgattttatttacaagATAATTCACTATAGTGATTCATACACGCATAAGCATACAAATACGCCACAgtcataagaaaaaaaaaattctattgtGCATAAAAGAGCGTACAAAGGTATttaatacaataattatttggtaagtaattgttttatctggaataaaaatattctgttcTCATGGGAAAACGAATTCTAATGTAACAGTACTCGCGTCTGGACTTGGACTCGAGCTAGCCGAACTTAAGGTCTCATCTTTAATTTTGAGATTATTTGAATCCTTATCCTtgcttttattattatctttgtCCTTATCCTTTTCTTTGTCCTTATCCTTGTCTTTATCTTTGTCCTTGTCCTTTTCCTTGTCCTTATCTTTATCTTTAGTTTTATCCTTCTCTTTTTTATCCTTGTCTTTTCCATGCTTGTGATCATGTTTATGCTTGTGTTTATGTTTGTGCTTCTTCTtgtctttcttcttcttcttaccctgtagagaaagaaaagaaaataagtgTTCTGAAATTCTCATGGCACAGTTAGATACTAAGGCCAGAGAAAAGAAACCGAGGAGGTGAGGCTTTACCTTATTTGCAGAATCTCCCTTATGTTTGTGGTCCTCCTGTTCTTTCTTGAACATCCCAGGCTCGAAACCAACAGGGCCCTGCGTGCCCATAATTCCTGGCAAGGATGCAGAGTTGTCACTGTAGTATTCCGATTTAACTTTACCCTCGTTTGATCCCGGGGTTTTATCATCCttgtaacaacaaaaaaacgaataaacatCGGGTACCACATATGAAATACCCACAGAGATTGAATTTAGATCTATTCGAAACATGTTCAtaccttttgttttttagcTTCAGGGCCACACTCAGAAGACATGTTATTAGACGGACCAGGTAGGTCCTTACTCGGAGAAGCTTTCCTTTTATTCTGAACAAGCACGACCTCAATGTCAGGTGGAGTTTCGAGGTTCACATTGACCGGGTTTGGTTGTATCTAAATACATCATCATCCATTACTTTTGGAATATCGTAATAAGCGTAAGAAAGATTCATTACAAATTCGATTCGGCTATAAAATATCCCAAGTGTTATAACACTAATACtttttatcgaaatatttttggacattaaaaatttcagcaaatccatttttcactcgattttgcatattaaattttatattattatcagagTATTGAACATTCATTACATCACGCTCTGGGCTAATATGAGGTCCGACTTTTCTCGGTTTGGTGATGGCCGCAAGCTCTGGAATTGGTATACAGAGAGGTCGTTTACTGCCATACAAGGTATAGTAGAGATCAACCAAGTCGCACCTCAGCTTTGTATCGTGAGACAGCATGCCGCTAAAACATAATTGTCACAATGATAGTCAAGTCGTGCATTATACAgggaatattttcaacaatacaAACAGAAATATTTACTTGATCAAATTCCAAATACGATCGACAAGATCAGGTTTGTCCAGTCTATGTTTATGGGCTCTTTCAAATGGTGGGTTTTCCACAATCAGCCTAACTAATCTGTGCCGCACCCCAGGGTGAGGATCCATTTCTGCCATGTCGAGTAAGAACTCCATATCCTGCCATTTGCCATCTACTCTTGTAAAGTCTATCAATGCTTCCAATGCAGCTAACCGAACATCTGAAAAGCAGACAAGACAGTGCTCTGAAACTGGGAGCTTCTAAagtgaggagaaaaagaaccacgccatattttttttcagagacAACTTACCAATAAATTGTCCATATGCAGCGTAAGCTCTGAATAAATGCGGATTACTAGGTAAATGTCCAAATTTCTGTAATATTCTTATGACCTTCAAACACGCGACGCTGACCGTGTACTTGTAACATGGCAGCAGTTTCTCTAAATTCAAATTCCTCGTTACTTCTTCAAGAATGGCTTTTGTGTCTATCGACAGCGACTCTGCAGTAATAGCCGTGCTGTAAGAAACATTCCAAAATAAAACACGGTAGCTGTAAGACTATGGACAGAGGAAGGTATAGCTCAATAATTACCCTTGTTGCACGCTGATCACTGGAGTAACAGTCGCCCCTAAGGCGTCAACCAAAGCAGCTCTATAATAATTGTCCGAGTAGCGATTTTTACTATTGTCATTATACTTGAATAAGTCCATCAAAAAAGTCAAGACGTCTGGCGGGCATATGCCATGTGCGTTGCGCAAGCCAGCCATAGCGACGGGTATTgtctgtaaaagaaaaagccAAGTGATGCCACGTTTTAACTGTGATACTAAAATCCGGGGTCTGATTCTACTTTGTGGCTTCTTTTGCCCACCTTCTGTAGAAAATAATGCTGGAAATTAGTGAAGTTATTTTGCTTTATAATTCTTCGACAAGATGCAGAGCcgaataattttctaaaaattgcCAACATAGCTGGAGGACCAGCCCATGTCGCGACCATTGCGTTAGCCAcctggaaaaaaaagattttcatcAATCACTGCACATGGCAAGCTTAAGAAAACCtgttcaattaaataatacacAAACCTTTGTCAAGCAGTGAGCGGCTCGACACCTGACTTTATAATAACAATGTTCGTTTTCAATCGTATCAGTCAAAGCTAATCTAGTAGCAGGAGTAGAATGATTTTGAAGAGCCTCGATGGCCTCCAATTGAGCAGTAACGTCTCTTTCATGTCTTAATTGATATTGCCACTGATAATCAGGTTGCTCGATTTGCACCGCTCGCATAAGCGTCATTTCCGGGTCTAATCGGATCCAGAGTACTGGTGAATCGCTGAAATTGATTTATAAATATCTCTGATAATTCGTGTGGATTTATTATATCGCATTAAGAATTGTAAAACTTATCAGATGCTCACTCCATAGCTGACAGATCCATATCGACCTCTTCTCCAGTGCAGAGAGgaatctttttcttcttatttcgTCTACTTTTGCTGTGGCAAGTTATATCTGCTTTAGCGACAGTGCCTTCAATCTGTAGCGTGTGTTTAAAAGTACCATCCAGTTCTTGAATGTTCACCAGTAAAGGGCCAACGTATTTTCTTATGCCTCTCTGGTTTGTTGTATCTTGACGAATTTCCAACTCTACGGTATTCCTGCAATGGAAGTTTTTTAAATAAGTTGATAATCTCTTCGTAACTCTTCTCGACTGAATTATAAACACAGTTACCTTTTTCTATTGAAAACGAAGCTAAGGCTGAATTTCGCATGACCACCTGTTCTGACCCACTGATCGATGAACACAGCCATATCTTTACCGGTGACTGTAAAAATCGCCTTTGTAAATACATTTGTGCTGATCAGCATATGCGACCATAAGCCAGAGTCAATTTTCTGCTGCGCAGCATTGGCGGCCAGAGATAATTGCTTGTTGAACACCTCAAAACAGTAAAGTAAGTTTAGATGAAGgtcaaaaaaaatatgttcttcaaaaattcaaattatcacCAACTTGAAGTCACCTGCAAAAGAAGTTCTTGTCCGATCCTGTGCTCCAACATTCTAATGACCAAGTGTGCCTTCTTCCGTAGTACCTCGATGTACTTAGGCGACATGGTGTGGAGATTTCTGATCGGAAAGTAAAACCCTGGATCTGGGACCCTTGGTACCGGAGCTGGCGTGTTAGCAGCAATAGGCAAGGGGGCTGGCGGTTGGGAGGGGTCCAATATTATTCCTCCAAACTGCTCCTCATACTTAACCACTTCTTGCAACTCCTAGCAAAACGAATCACTGATCATATTTCACGTGAAATAAGCCTCGAGATGACTCTTTTAATTAATATCCAGACCAAAGAATGAAATTAAGTCAATATCTCACCGATTGAACCCATTCACGATATTCATTGTTaccaaaacatttttttgcataaagCCCGGTTAGGTAAGTTGAAATCCCCTTAGGAAGCCAGGTGTCAGACCAATTCTGCATTGAAATAAAGCACCCAAAGAACTGCTCGGCAATTGCCTGCGCCATAGCCTTCTTGGTGATGTAAACCTGATCAATAATCGCTGTAgagtgtaataaatttgtgCTGAAATTGAAAGTTGTCATTAGGAGCAAATTGTTCGCAATGGTTCAAACATGAGTAAGAAACTTACTCACTTCAAAATACTCATTGTTGCATAGGCGTTGATATCCTCATCAATTTCGTCAACGAATACTTGTTTATAGCACGAGTACGGATACCTATTTGAAAGAGTTTCTTCATAAAACTCAAAGGCCTCATGCATATATTTTGCTGAAACTTTGAGAGACGGTAAAAGTTGGGGAAGACAAAAGTGAGTGACTTCGTGCATGTAGGGATcgacaaatatttcaaatggcctgaaaattgtaaacaaacattatttttagACATCATTTTTGGACTTCGAGCAAAGGCAACAGTTTCCGTCGTACCCAACGGCTAAAGCGATGTTCGGAGCACATGCAGGGGTGTTTAAAACATAGTGAAACGTTTTTCTCCGCATGTCTGGAGTGTATACAACTTCTACCAAGTCTCCACAAGAAACTGCCGTCATTGAATCATCAACTGTGAATTCCAGCTTCCAGGTACAAGGCTCGGCAAAGCTATCGACGCAAGGAAACCACAGTCGAGATGAGTTTTCATAGCTGTACGTGTACATGTGTGCCCCTCtctagaaaaataatgaagaataTGACATAtcttacaattatttataatgaaagaaaaaaggagtGATTAGTAGAAACGTGCGGATACCTCAGCTAAATTTCCTTCACAGTCCGGTAATACAAAATGAACCCCACCCTGTGGTTGTTCGAGTGAAAACTCAATCCCTATTCTCAGACCTCTTCCTTCTCCGACTAGATGAGCAGCATCTGGTGGTACTTGAATGACTAATTCACCAGAGTTGTTATCTGGGTCGACTCGCTGAGCAGCGGCCAAATGATGAGTGGAATAAAATTCCAAGGATCGTCTGAGGCACAAAATATCATGGAGCAAATGGAAATTCAGATTGCATTTAACAGAGCAAAGGTTTTAGAACAACTTACTGTTTTCCATCCCCCTGACAAATGTCCAAAAATGGATCAAAGTACTGAAATGGCGCCTCGTAAGTGTCATTTAAACAAACACGGTAGATTCTGCATTGCTTGGCATTTAGCTTAATCAGGCGTAGAGTGTCCCTGAGCGGTACGATGGTCAGCTCGACGAAACCCTTGAGGAtattaaaaagaaacgaaaaatacaaGCAATGTGAAGAACAGCCAGGACACTGTAAATACTGTAAACAAACTTACAATTATGCTTTTCCGTTGGAAGCTTATTCCAGTCAAGCTCAAAATTTGATGAGCtgtaaaaagagaaaacagtATTGATAGTACTCTTTGTCTCAAATCAAAGATCACAGATGATAGTTTGACCtgctttaatttatttaaagtAATTCTGAAAAGTGGTTATGACTGCATAACCTAAAAAATCAAagatcgataaaaattaaatactaCTTGGAATACTTATAATTTATAGGGTCGGCTGTTATCAGccgttttttccttcttcatGTTTCCATTGATGTGACGATTAAAATATCTTCCTCATAACAGAATTACTGAAATATCTCTGTACTTTGGCAGCTATTGCCCCATCTACTTGTAGTGTTTTCGCTTATGTCAAGCATCGCTTCGAGAATCGATTCGTACTGGATAGTTATTTTCGATTCGTTACACGATAAGAGTCCAACGAAATTTTCAGGTATCATTACTTCGTGCGCTTCGTGCTATTACTTCACATTCCATCACATTCCATCCAAGAAAACTGGAGTGTGACCGAGTATGACAACGTATAAACTATCTTTGACTTTGCTGTACAAATGAGTTAACCTAGCCATATTCGCATTTGTGCCTTCCTTCTTGCCATGATTGTATTTTGGGGTGGCAAAGTGCCAAGGATGCCTAACTGAGTACAACTGAGCGACATGGCGGCTCGCGCGTCGTTCTAATCCTTTATTTAAGAGATATAACGTATACAATAATGTTACCCTGatgtattttgttttgaattgaGTAGTTGATTTATAGTGTTTAACTAACAACGCCAACGAGTAAACAATTGAGATACTATTTTAGGTAGGACAGTGAAGGGAAATGGATGCAAAGAATGAAGGCACATCGTAAGTTTGTTTGTCCACTCTTATCtaattttcgatttgtttGCATTCTGATTCTTTCCGCTTGATTTACCGTGACTTGAGCACAGCGGAAATGTattttgatattaaatttcacgAAGTATTCGAACACAGAAAACTTTGTCTGAAAACTATTTCAAACGATCTTTTGACCAAAACAGGTGATACAGAAAGTTTGTTGATTCACAAATTTGTCCTCAATTATCGGCAATCGAgtgtttcattcaatttatGTAATATACTTGCATTACAAAGTTCAATGTTTTCACTTATGTGACAATCCAAGGTACAACCTTGTCGAAACTAT is part of the Neodiprion virginianus isolate iyNeoVirg1 chromosome 5, iyNeoVirg1.1, whole genome shotgun sequence genome and encodes:
- the LOC124305256 gene encoding transcription initiation factor TFIID subunit 2, which gives rise to MKKEKTADNSRPYKLAHQILSLTGISFQRKSIIGFVELTIVPLRDTLRLIKLNAKQCRIYRVCLNDTYEAPFQYFDPFLDICQGDGKQRSLEFYSTHHLAAAQRVDPDNNSGELVIQVPPDAAHLVGEGRGLRIGIEFSLEQPQGGVHFVLPDCEGNLAERGAHMYTYSYENSSRLWFPCVDSFAEPCTWKLEFTVDDSMTAVSCGDLVEVVYTPDMRRKTFHYVLNTPACAPNIALAVGPFEIFVDPYMHEVTHFCLPQLLPSLKVSAKYMHEAFEFYEETLSNRYPYSCYKQVFVDEIDEDINAYATMSILNTNLLHSTAIIDQVYITKKAMAQAIAEQFFGCFISMQNWSDTWLPKGISTYLTGLYAKKCFGNNEYREWVQSELQEVVKYEEQFGGIILDPSQPPAPLPIAANTPAPVPRVPDPGFYFPIRNLHTMSPKYIEVLRKKAHLVIRMLEHRIGQELLLQVFNKQLSLAANAAQQKIDSGLWSHMLISTNVFTKAIFTVTGKDMAVFIDQWVRTGGHAKFSLSFVFNRKRNTVELEIRQDTTNQRGIRKYVGPLLVNIQELDGTFKHTLQIEGTVAKADITCHSKSRRNKKKKIPLCTGEEVDMDLSAMDDSPVLWIRLDPEMTLMRAVQIEQPDYQWQYQLRHERDVTAQLEAIEALQNHSTPATRLALTDTIENEHCYYKVRCRAAHCLTKVANAMVATWAGPPAMLAIFRKLFGSASCRRIIKQNNFTNFQHYFLQKTIPVAMAGLRNAHGICPPDVLTFLMDLFKYNDNSKNRYSDNYYRAALVDALGATVTPVISVQQGTAITAESLSIDTKAILEEVTRNLNLEKLLPCYKYTVSVACLKVIRILQKFGHLPSNPHLFRAYAAYGQFIDVRLAALEALIDFTRVDGKWQDMEFLLDMAEMDPHPGVRHRLVRLIVENPPFERAHKHRLDKPDLVDRIWNLINGMLSHDTKLRCDLVDLYYTLYGSKRPLCIPIPELAAITKPRKVGPHISPERDIQPNPVNVNLETPPDIEVVLVQNKRKASPSKDLPGPSNNMSSECGPEAKKQKDDKTPGSNEGKVKSEYYSDNSASLPGIMGTQGPVGFEPGMFKKEQEDHKHKGDSANKGKKKKKDKKKHKHKHKHKHDHKHGKDKDKKEKDKTKDKDKDKEKDKDKDKDKDKDKEKDKDKDNNKSKDKDSNNLKIKDETLSSASSSPSPDASTVTLEFVFP